The Corynebacterium occultum sequence AGGGAGTCGTGGACCGCACGGGCCACTGCACCCCGCGGTTCCATCATCACCCGCCCCCAGCGGTCGGGGCGGACCTCCAGCTCCTGCCAGGGCACCTGATCCGGGCCCATCACCGGTGGGCGGCCGTAGAGGGCCTGGGACCAGGCTTTGATGAAGGCCTCCTTCGCTGCCCACCGTCCGGCCAGGTGGGTTGCGCGTTCCGGTTTTCCGGCTGCCACCCGCAGCTCGGTGGCGGAAAATACACTTTCGAAGGTGCTGCCCGGCCGTGCCAGCTGTTCGGCGAAGGCGGGGATGTGCACCAGATCCACTCCGATATAGGTCACTTGTCCATCATTTCATGACGGTGCGGGGGAATCCGAAGCACGGGGTGTGACGGAGGGACTATCATCTGCAGGGAAATAACCGCGGATCTAGGGGAATCAGGCAGCCATGAGTGGGTTCTGGGGAAAACTCTTCCGCCGCAGGCAGGGCGATGATACCACGTTGCTGTCCCAGAAACGCAGCACGCTCGCCATTTCCCGGGCGCAGGCTTATGCGCGGGAACGCGGTTGGGTGTTCACCGAGCAGCAGGAGCAGGTGCTCAGTGACACGCTGCAGAACTTGAGCCAGTTCGGTTTCCACCCCGGCACCCCGATCGACATCGCATATGTGGCCTACCACTGCCAGGGCGGGCTTGCCCGTTTCATGGCGCAGCCCTGCCGGGAGCTGCTGAAGCTGCGTGGCCCGGAGCTGGAGCCGCTGTTCAACCGGGTGCTGCTGCCGGATGTGTACGCCCCCGGGGAGGAGGATGCCTATGTGGACCTGCTCTGGGAGGCGGTTTCGGCGGCGGAGACCTCCGAGTATCTCAGTAATGTCAGTGCCACGATGGATTTTTCCCACACCCGCCGTGGCACTTTGAGCTACACCTTCGCCCAGCGCCGGGTCACCCACCATATCCGGCTGCATCTGCCGCATGGGGATCCGGATGTGGTTGCGGAGATCGCCGCGAATATCAGCCCCGCCCACTTCGATCTCATCTCGGATGGGGAGAGTTTCTACTGCTGGGTGCGTAGCCGCAGCACCAGGGATTTCCTGGCGCTGCTGCAGGAAGAGGAGTAGCCGACGGGAAAGCCCCACCCCGCGGTGAGAACCTTCCAATTCTCACTGCGGGGTGGGGCTTACAGGGGGACAGCTGAAATTTACTTCAGCTCATCACCGGTGCGCAGGGTGCCGTCCTTGAGGCGGGCATCCGCGTCCAGCAGGACCGCTGCCTCGCGTTCCTTGACGGCGTCACCGGTACCACCCAGGTTGCGGTCCGCGGGGCGCTCGTAGAGGGCGGCCTGGCCGATCATGCCGGAGAGGATGCGGCGCAGGCCGGCGTCCTCACGCTGTCCGGCGCGTTCCTGCCAGGTCTGAACGGCGTCCTCGCCACGGGCCTGGCGCAGGGCCTCCACGAAGGCACCCTGGTGGACCAGGGCGACCAGGGCGGAGACGTGGCCGAAGCCCAGGGAGGTGATCAGACCGGCCTTGGGTGCCTTGGCGGACAGGTCCAGCGGCTTGCGCAGCCAGACCAGGTGCTCGTGGCGGGCCAGAACCGGGTCGACACAGTCCAGGGAACGGTTCGCCGGGACCTGGCCGGTGCGCAGCACCTGCAGCAGTCCAGCCATCTGGAAGGCGGCGGCGCCACCCTTGGCGTGGCCGGTCAGCGTCTTCTGGGAGATGACGTAGAGCGGGTTGCCCTCGGCACGCCCCATGGAGGCGGCGATGCGCTCGTGCAGGTCCGACTCATTCGGGTCATTGGCGTTGGTGGAGGTGTCGTGCTTGGAGATGATGGAGATCTCGTTGACACCGACACCCACCGCTGCCAGGGACTGCGCCAGGCGGGAGTCCATGCCACCGCGGGCGGCGGACAGGGCTCCCAGGCCCGGGGCGGGGATGGAGGTGTGGGCGCCGTCCGCGAAGGACTCGGCGAAGCCCAGCACACCCAGGACCGGCAGCCCCAGGTCGGCGGCCAGGGAGGCGCGGGCGACCAGGATGGTGCCGCCACCCTCGGACTCGATGAAGCCGGCACGACGACGGTCGTTGGCGCGGGAGAAGAAGCGGTGCTCGACACCCTTGCCCTCGAGTTCCGCGGAGTCGGCGGTGGCCGCCATGTCACCGAAGCCGGTGATGCCCTCGATGGAGAGGTCATCCAGGCCACCGGCGACGACGAAGTCAGCCTTGCCGACACGGATCTTGTCCATGGCCTCTTCCACGGATACCGCTGCGGTGGCGCAGGCGGCGACGGGGTGGATCATCTGACCGTAACCACCGACGTAGGACTGCATGACGTGTGCGGCAACGACGTTCGGCAGGGCTTCCTGCAGGATGTCGTTGGCACGCGGCTCAGCCAGGAGACCGTCGATGTAGAGCGAACGCATGGATTCCACGCCACCCATGCCGGTGCCCTGGGTGGAGGACACCCGGGCGGGGTGCAGCTCGGAGAGCAGTTCCGCCGGGGTGAAGCCGGAGGAGAGGAAGGCGTCGACGGTGCAGACCAGGTTCCACAGGGCAAGACGATCGAGGTTGTCGATCATGTCGGCCGGGATGCCGTAGACGGCGGGGTCGAAGCCCTCCGGGATCTGGCCACCGACGAAGCGGGACATGGCCATGCGGCGCGGCACGCGGATGGCGGAACCGGCGTGGCGGACCACGGTCCACTCCCCTGCTTCGGCGTCGAAGTAGGCGGAGGTGTTGTCCGGCTCGGAGTCCACGAAGGTCTTCGCGGTGGCCTTGTCGGACACGTTGAAGGTCAGGTCGCGGTCGAGGTAGACGGTGGTCAGTTCCGGTGCGAGGTTGTTGACCATGCCGAAGTCGTCGTGGTAGCGACGGACACCGACCTTGGCCATGACCTCCTCGTGGAAGCGCTCGTAGATCTCCTCCTCCGGGACCTCATTGTCCTCGGCGTCGTACCAGCCGGGCTTGGGGTCGGTGTCCCAGTGGATCAGACCCATGGTCCAGGCCAGCTCGGTGACACCGGCGGCGGAGAGCTCGCCGTTGAGCTCGGCGTCGAAGCGGGTACGTGCGGAGCCCAGGGGGCCCAGCTCGCCGACACCGACGATGACGATCATGTCCTCGAGATCCTGGGTGACCTGACCGGAGAACTCCGGGGTGGTCACCGGCAGGCGGCGGTAAGGCGTCGGCAGGGCGACGATGCTGCGCGGTGCCTCAACCTCCTCGACCGTTGCGGCGGCGGCCTGTTCGGCTGCCTCGCGGGCCATGTCGGCGAGGTTGATGTCGGCCTCGCCCAGACCACCGGTGAAGTCAACGGTGACCGGGGACTGTGCGGCCTCGGCACGAACCTCCGTGGTGGCCTGGCTGACCAGCAGCTCGGCGATCTCGTTGGTGGCGTAGGTGCGGACACCCTTTGCCTCGACGGCCTCCACCATGGGGTCGTTGCCGCCCATGAGGCCGGTGCCGCGGACCCAACCGATCAGGGCGTGCACCAGGGAGGTGCGCTCACCCCAGACGGTTTCGGCATGCCAGCGGGTGACCACGGCATCCAGGGCGGCCTTGGACTCGCCGTAGGCACCGTCGCCACCGAAGCGGCCCCGGTTCGGGGAGCCCGGCAGAACCACGTGCAGACGGTGGTCGACGTTGATGTCCCCACCCAGGGTGGAAAGCCCGGAGATCAGGCGTTCCACGGCCCAGAGCAGCAGACGCATCTGGGATTCGGCCTGCGGTCCGGCGTCAGCCAGGGTGCCCTGGACGCGGGGTGCGGCGAAGGGGAAGAGCAGGCTCGGGATCAGCGCCGGCTTGGTGACCTTGCGCTGGCCGTTGACGGTGGCGGACTGCTCCGCCCCGATCCACTCGATGACGGCATCGAGATCGGTGTAGGAGGAGAGATTGGCCGGGACGATCCACAGGGCTGCCTTGCCTCGAGCGGAGGTGGCGTAGAGCTCCTTGTAGAAGCTCAGGCGCTTGTGGTTCAGGTTGGAGGTGGTGACCACGACGGTGGCACCCCCGGCCAGCAGCTCCTCGGTGACAGCCGCGGCAATGGAGTTCGGGGAGGCGCCGGTGACCACGGCGACATCCTCGGTGTACTCCAGCTCCGGGACCTCGCGGGCAGCGGCGGCCAGTTCCTTCAGGCCGAGGTACTCAGCCTGCTTTGCGACGGCCTCACCGGCACCGCTGACATCGACGTCGGCGGCATCCAGCTCGCCCAGGGCGATGCGGCTGAGGTCCTCACGTGCGGAGGCCCAGCGGTCATCGATGAGCACGGCGCGCTCCGCGTCGAAGGAGGGTGCGACCTGACGCGGCCAGTCGGAGCCCAGTTCACGGGAAACCAGGTCGTAGAGGGCGTTGTCGGCGTCCTCATCCTCCAGGTCCTCGGCGTAGTCGACGGTGTCCAGACCCAGCTGGGACAGGATGGTGCGGGCGGTCTCCGCCAGCACACCTGCCTTGCCGGTGACCTGCTCGGCGAACTCACCCAGGGCGGCGGAATCGACGACCCCACCTGCTGCGCCACCTGCGGAGGGCAGGGACACACCCACACCCTGCTTGGCGGCGACGGCCTGCACGGCGGCGTCGATAAGCTGATCCAGCTCGGCGGCACTGCCCGGGGAGGCCGGTGCCAGGGAGGCCAGGTCGCCACCCCGCAGCGAAGCGCCTTCACGGGAACCGATGACCACCTCGGCGACGACATGGTTGGCCCAGCCCTGGCCCAGTTCCCAGGTGCCGGTGACGCGCTCGGCGATGTAGTTCGGCTTCTTGCCGGTCGGGCCGGTGATGCGACGCAGGGCGTCGGCGGCGGAATCGCCCAGCACCGGACCGAAGGCCTTGTAGCCCTTGGCCATCTTGGAGACGGTGACCTTCAGGTCACCCAGCTCCGCGTCGGCGGCACCGTCAATGGCGCCCAGGCCGAACTCCACACCCAGGTCCAGCAGCAGCTGGTTACGGCGGGAGGAGACACCCTCGACGAGGGTTTCGATGGAGTCGGTGGCACCCATCTGGTCGGGACGTACCTTGGTCCAGATGGCGATGAGCATCTCGGTGGCGTCCGAGGGGGTGAACTCGATGTCCGCGGGACGGGCACCACCGGCAGCCGGGGCAGGGGTGGGTGCCGCGGTCTCGGTGGGTGCCGGGGCGGCGACGGCCGCCGGAGCCTCATCGGCAACCGGTGCGGCTTCCTCAACGACCTCGCGCACGATCTCATCGGTGGCGAAGACGGTGGAACGGTCACGCTCGACGTTGAGGACCTCGATATCGGCATCGTGGTACTTCGGCAGTGCCAGGGTGCCACCCATCATGTTGGCCAGGGTCGGGGCGGCGCCGACGCCGACCTCGACGAAGCGCTCGACACCCAGGCCACCATTCTCGACCGAGCGGATCAGCAGATCCTGGGTCTCGATCCAGCGGACCGGGGAGGCGAACTGCCAGGCCAGCAACTCAATCAGCAGGACTCGTGCCAGGGCCAGCTCATCCTGGGAACGCTCCTTGAAGTTGTCCAGGATATCGCGCAGCAGCGGGGACTCCGCAACCTTGAGCATGTCCTCGATGAAATCGCGGCTCAGCTCAAAGGGACGGGCCACCAGGTTCGGGATGTAGCGGCCGAGCAGGACGTCCAGGTCGAACTCATGCGGCAGCAGGGAATCCAGGTGCTGGCGGAAGTCATCCACACCATCACGCAGGTGGGAGGAGTGGAAGGGCACGTCGATGCCCGGGATCATGACCAGGGCACGCTGGCCCGGGCCACGCTTCTCGGCCTCGGCTGCCAGTGCGGCCAGGCCCTTGCGGGTGCCGGCGATGGCGTACTGCTTGCCCAGCAGGTTGTGGTTGACGATCTCGAGGAACTCACCGGAGGCTTCGGCGACCTGGTTGATGAAGTCGTGGACCTCCTTGGCGGCGACATCATTGACCCGGATACCGATCTTGTGGGGGCGCAGCGCACCCAGACCGTAGTTGGAGTTGCCCTTCTCATCGCGCTCGACCAGGCGGTGCATGGTCAGGCCGCGGCGGTAGACGATCTCCACGACGGACTCCAGGGTCAGCACACCGGAGTAGGCGGCCAGGGCGTTGTACTCACCGACGGAGTGGCCGGCGAAGAAGGCCCGCTGGTTGAGGGCGGAGGACTCCGCCATCTCAGCAACCTGGGCGACACCGAGGGTGGCCATGGCGACCTGGGTGAACTGGGTCAGGAAGAGCACCCCGTCCGGGTGGTGGAAGCGCTCCCCGTTGACCCACACCTCGGTCGGGTTGTTCTGGACGATCTCCAGGACGGAGAAGCCCAGCTTCTGGCGGGTGTGGCGGTCCGCACGGTCCCACGCGTCGCGGGCGGCGGCGGAGGAGGCGCGGGAGTCCATGCCCATCCCCTGGGACTGGATGCCCTGACCCGGGAAGGCGTAGAAGGTCTTCGGGGCGGCCATGACCGCGGTGGCGGTCAGGACCAGGTTGCCGTTGACGGCGGCGGTGACGGAACGAACCTCACCGCGGCCCGGTCGGTCGTCGACACCCCCGCGTTCCACGGTGAACTCGATGACCTCGCCCGGCAGGACCGGGGCGAGCATGGTGGCGGTGTACTCGACAACCTCGCCCGGGGCGGTGGTGCCGGTCTCCTCCTCGGAGAAGCCACCGGCAGCGATCAGTTCGCCGATCGCGGAGGTCCACATGCCGTGGACGATGACGCCCGGCAGACCTGCCAGGCCGGCGGCGACATCAGAGACGTGGATCGGGTTGCGGTCACCGGAGACCACGGCGAAGGGGCGCATGCTCGAAGGTGCGGTGACCTTGGCATAAGCGCGGAAGCTGCGCGGGGTGTCCACCACGGACGGCAGCGCCGAGGTGTTGGTGCGGGCGACGGAGTCCCCCTTGCGGCCGGCGATCGCGAAACGCTCGGAAAGGGTGGCCAGCTGGGAACGGCCCACGGCGATCTTGGCGCGGACGACGACCAGTCGACCCATGTCGGTGTCGGCGACCTCATCGGCGGTGGCGGTGACCTTCAGCTCGACCGGACCATTGTTCAGGTTCGGCAGCTCATCGAGCATGGTGATGTGGTGCTCGAGGTGCACCAGGGAGAGCATGCCCTCAACCACGGAGGCCGAGTCGGTGCCCGGGACGATGGCGGAGTTCACGGCGGCGAACACGGCCGGCCAGGCACGGCCGACCAGCACATCCGGGGCGGTCTGGCGGGCGGTGATGGAGGAAGGCAGGTGACCGATGGTCACGTTGTCGTAGTCGGCGGCGACACCGGCATCCAGGGTGGTGGTCCAGGTGGCGACGCCATCCTTGACCTCCGCCAGGGTGCCACCGGCTGCCACGCGGGTCAGCTCTGCCATGGCGACCTCGGCATCAGCCTGGGTGACCTGCGGGACAGCGCTGATCACGGCGTCGGCAGGCAGGGTGAAACGGACCTTGAGTTCGGTGGTGGTGCCGAAGGCGGTGGAACCGGCCAGGGGGACGGTGAGCACCGCGTGCTCGGCGTCCTCGTGCTCCAGCACCGAACCGGTCGGGGCATGGGTGGCGGAGTTGCGGTCCTCAGCCAGAACCCATGCCTCCGGGGCACCCAGACGCTGGGTGAAGGAGGTGGCGTGACGGCCGGCCCAGTAAGTGCCGGGGGCGGAGAGAACCCGCTCGACGACGGTGGACTCCACCTCGACCGGGGCTTCATCGGCGGCCTCGAGACGCGCCACGGAAGCCTG is a genomic window containing:
- a CDS encoding type I polyketide synthase, which gives rise to MTEYSTNLGLDRLINRFDSEPFALAFAGQGYDWLKTLRAAVAAGSGSTVAAVVEEAAQKLDTVADELAGTRPHGFDPVTWAREEADPGFDTAQAAISVPGIFTSQLATGESLKRQGLELTQAVAAIGHSQGILGAAWAQERGSAADILAIAELIGAAITRTSRITGLIQQGEAAPMIAISGITREQLQMAINAACAEVPEEIRPVVGLRNDREAFVLVGRPHDNENVIGLLKKFAAKDAKAIEEKKKGGQPFAPKFSPLKVQTAFHHPAMAAAVEQTVTWATTAGLDTELARFLAEKVLTSFVDWPAEVSSATEAGARWILDLGPDGGVDPLSARIVAGQGVGTLVVCDTEGQAKLFDAGLAPELPADFTDFAPRIEERDGQIRLVTRFSELTGYSPMMLAGMTPTTVDPGIVAAAANAGNWAELAGGGQVTPAILEENLNRLTEMLDPGVNAQFNTMFLNPELWRMHVEGKRLVPKARANGAPIDGIVISAGMPSHEEAVTLVKELRDAGFPWISFKPGAVKHVRNVLKLADAVPEIPIIAQVEGGKAGGHHSWEDLDELLIATYAEIRARQNVILAVGGGIGTPERAADYITGSWSQTHGLPAMPVDAIMIGTAAMATKESTASEDVKRALVETKGIEGWVGAGEAAEGMASGRSQLGADLHEIDNSFAKAGRLLDEVAGDEAAVAARRQEIIEAIAKTAKPYFGELEEFTYQQWLERYLELSGPHKGAWTDVSWFNRFTTMLDRVEARLSEVDHGEFSPLVSLTLDQDPTEAIKAIVENYPVAATELLHPVDASWFINTLLRNPGKPANFVPVIDKDIRRWWRSDSLWQAHDERYTADQVCIIPGTAAVEGITRANEPVAELLERFNQASVARLEAADEAPVEVESTVVERVLSAPGTYWAGRHATSFTQRLGAPEAWVLAEDRNSATHAPTGSVLEHEDAEHAVLTVPLAGSTAFGTTTELKVRFTLPADAVISAVPQVTQADAEVAMAELTRVAAGGTLAEVKDGVATWTTTLDAGVAADYDNVTIGHLPSSITARQTAPDVLVGRAWPAVFAAVNSAIVPGTDSASVVEGMLSLVHLEHHITMLDELPNLNNGPVELKVTATADEVADTDMGRLVVVRAKIAVGRSQLATLSERFAIAGRKGDSVARTNTSALPSVVDTPRSFRAYAKVTAPSSMRPFAVVSGDRNPIHVSDVAAGLAGLPGVIVHGMWTSAIGELIAAGGFSEEETGTTAPGEVVEYTATMLAPVLPGEVIEFTVERGGVDDRPGRGEVRSVTAAVNGNLVLTATAVMAAPKTFYAFPGQGIQSQGMGMDSRASSAAARDAWDRADRHTRQKLGFSVLEIVQNNPTEVWVNGERFHHPDGVLFLTQFTQVAMATLGVAQVAEMAESSALNQRAFFAGHSVGEYNALAAYSGVLTLESVVEIVYRRGLTMHRLVERDEKGNSNYGLGALRPHKIGIRVNDVAAKEVHDFINQVAEASGEFLEIVNHNLLGKQYAIAGTRKGLAALAAEAEKRGPGQRALVMIPGIDVPFHSSHLRDGVDDFRQHLDSLLPHEFDLDVLLGRYIPNLVARPFELSRDFIEDMLKVAESPLLRDILDNFKERSQDELALARVLLIELLAWQFASPVRWIETQDLLIRSVENGGLGVERFVEVGVGAAPTLANMMGGTLALPKYHDADIEVLNVERDRSTVFATDEIVREVVEEAAPVADEAPAAVAAPAPTETAAPTPAPAAGGARPADIEFTPSDATEMLIAIWTKVRPDQMGATDSIETLVEGVSSRRNQLLLDLGVEFGLGAIDGAADAELGDLKVTVSKMAKGYKAFGPVLGDSAADALRRITGPTGKKPNYIAERVTGTWELGQGWANHVVAEVVIGSREGASLRGGDLASLAPASPGSAAELDQLIDAAVQAVAAKQGVGVSLPSAGGAAGGVVDSAALGEFAEQVTGKAGVLAETARTILSQLGLDTVDYAEDLEDEDADNALYDLVSRELGSDWPRQVAPSFDAERAVLIDDRWASAREDLSRIALGELDAADVDVSGAGEAVAKQAEYLGLKELAAAAREVPELEYTEDVAVVTGASPNSIAAAVTEELLAGGATVVVTTSNLNHKRLSFYKELYATSARGKAALWIVPANLSSYTDLDAVIEWIGAEQSATVNGQRKVTKPALIPSLLFPFAAPRVQGTLADAGPQAESQMRLLLWAVERLISGLSTLGGDINVDHRLHVVLPGSPNRGRFGGDGAYGESKAALDAVVTRWHAETVWGERTSLVHALIGWVRGTGLMGGNDPMVEAVEAKGVRTYATNEIAELLVSQATTEVRAEAAQSPVTVDFTGGLGEADINLADMAREAAEQAAAATVEEVEAPRSIVALPTPYRRLPVTTPEFSGQVTQDLEDMIVIVGVGELGPLGSARTRFDAELNGELSAAGVTELAWTMGLIHWDTDPKPGWYDAEDNEVPEEEIYERFHEEVMAKVGVRRYHDDFGMVNNLAPELTTVYLDRDLTFNVSDKATAKTFVDSEPDNTSAYFDAEAGEWTVVRHAGSAIRVPRRMAMSRFVGGQIPEGFDPAVYGIPADMIDNLDRLALWNLVCTVDAFLSSGFTPAELLSELHPARVSSTQGTGMGGVESMRSLYIDGLLAEPRANDILQEALPNVVAAHVMQSYVGGYGQMIHPVAACATAAVSVEEAMDKIRVGKADFVVAGGLDDLSIEGITGFGDMAATADSAELEGKGVEHRFFSRANDRRRAGFIESEGGGTILVARASLAADLGLPVLGVLGFAESFADGAHTSIPAPGLGALSAARGGMDSRLAQSLAAVGVGVNEISIISKHDTSTNANDPNESDLHERIAASMGRAEGNPLYVISQKTLTGHAKGGAAAFQMAGLLQVLRTGQVPANRSLDCVDPVLARHEHLVWLRKPLDLSAKAPKAGLITSLGFGHVSALVALVHQGAFVEALRQARGEDAVQTWQERAGQREDAGLRRILSGMIGQAALYERPADRNLGGTGDAVKEREAAVLLDADARLKDGTLRTGDELK
- the acpS gene encoding holo-ACP synthase AcpS, translated to MTYIGVDLVHIPAFAEQLARPGSTFESVFSATELRVAAGKPERATHLAGRWAAKEAFIKAWSQALYGRPPVMGPDQVPWQELEVRPDRWGRVMMEPRGAVARAVHDSLGEIHSALSISHDGDYATASCLITLQHPRLSSS